From candidate division WOR-3 bacterium, a single genomic window includes:
- a CDS encoding type II toxin-antitoxin system HicB family antitoxin, with protein sequence MQNYNLPIIIEKNEDGYIAYCPELQGCYTQGDTYEEALANIKDAIALHIQDRVENGESVSRPEVLNIATVEVAV encoded by the coding sequence ATGCAGAACTACAATCTGCCGATAATCATCGAGAAGAATGAGGACGGCTACATCGCCTATTGCCCGGAACTTCAGGGCTGTTATACGCAGGGCGACACGTACGAGGAAGCGCTGGCCAACATAAAGGATGCCATCGCTCTGCATATCCAGGACCGGGTTGAGAACGGCGAGTCCGTCTCCCGTCCCGAGGTCTTGAACATCGCCACTGTTGAAGTGGCGGTATGA
- a CDS encoding ATP-dependent Clp protease ATP-binding subunit produces the protein MVVGVGDSEGGADAANMMKPALARGDLRCIGATTIAEYRRYIESDSALERRFERVVVNEPTRDETLQMLKGIRPKLEAHHETRIPDEALEAAVDLSVRFDTDHQLPDKAIDLVDKAGARKRVPMLSMAPGSKAGPGRPKSEVRDQKSECRSGVRGAGAEETGGEVTARTIAEVLAEKMGLPLDVVAGHLAGTSQARMLAMERFLKEHLVGQDQAVEQVCRRLVTAHAGLSTRRGPLGVFLFVGPTGVGKTELAKLSAQYLFGTDAALIRLDMSEFMEEHSVSKLVGSPPGYIGHDEEGQLTGRLRTKPYSVVLLDEVEKAHPRVMDMFLQVFDEGRLTDSKGRTADARNAIFIMTSNLASRPREEKHIGFVPQEPAAAKASWVAAVGRHFRPEFINRIDEVVAFWPLSEDAVRTILKPMLDEIRDRLREQYGVAIEFGEGTENYIVSVGYSPALGARELRRTVERLVQAPLSDMALSGRLKEHGKWRMVRTGSGLSLVPVGAS, from the coding sequence ATGGTCGTTGGCGTCGGCGATTCTGAGGGCGGCGCGGACGCGGCTAACATGATGAAACCTGCCCTGGCGCGCGGCGACCTGCGCTGCATCGGCGCTACCACGATTGCCGAGTACCGGAGGTACATCGAGTCGGACTCGGCCCTGGAGCGGCGGTTCGAGCGGGTCGTTGTGAACGAGCCGACGCGAGATGAGACGCTGCAGATGCTCAAGGGCATCCGGCCCAAGCTTGAGGCGCATCACGAGACGAGAATCCCGGACGAGGCGTTGGAGGCTGCCGTTGACCTGTCGGTACGCTTCGACACCGACCATCAATTGCCCGACAAGGCTATCGACCTTGTGGACAAGGCCGGGGCGCGAAAGCGCGTGCCGATGTTGAGTATGGCTCCGGGCAGTAAGGCAGGACCGGGACGACCGAAGTCAGAAGTCAGAGATCAGAAGTCAGAATGCAGAAGTGGCGTAAGAGGAGCCGGGGCTGAGGAGACGGGTGGCGAGGTTACGGCACGGACCATAGCGGAGGTGCTGGCGGAGAAGATGGGGCTGCCGCTGGACGTGGTGGCCGGGCATCTTGCGGGCACATCGCAGGCGAGGATGCTCGCGATGGAGCGGTTCCTGAAGGAGCATCTGGTCGGACAGGATCAGGCCGTTGAGCAGGTGTGTCGCCGCCTCGTAACCGCGCATGCCGGGTTGAGCACACGGCGCGGGCCGCTCGGCGTGTTCCTGTTTGTCGGGCCGACCGGCGTCGGCAAGACCGAGCTGGCGAAGCTCAGCGCGCAGTACCTGTTCGGCACTGACGCCGCGTTGATACGACTGGACATGTCCGAGTTCATGGAGGAACACAGCGTATCCAAGCTGGTCGGTTCTCCGCCGGGCTACATCGGACACGACGAGGAAGGGCAGTTGACGGGCAGGCTGCGCACGAAGCCGTATTCGGTCGTGCTGCTGGACGAGGTCGAGAAGGCTCATCCGCGCGTGATGGACATGTTCCTGCAGGTCTTCGATGAAGGCAGGCTGACCGACAGCAAGGGCAGGACGGCCGACGCGAGGAACGCCATCTTCATCATGACCTCGAACCTGGCCTCGCGGCCCAGGGAGGAGAAGCACATCGGGTTCGTGCCGCAGGAACCTGCGGCAGCGAAGGCCTCGTGGGTTGCCGCGGTCGGCCGGCACTTCCGGCCCGAGTTCATCAACCGGATTGATGAAGTCGTGGCGTTCTGGCCGCTCAGCGAGGACGCCGTAAGGACTATCCTGAAGCCGATGCTGGACGAGATACGCGACCGGCTGAGAGAGCAGTATGGCGTGGCTATCGAGTTCGGAGAAGGAACCGAAAACTACATCGTCAGCGTGGGCTACAGTCCCGCGCTTGGCGCAAGGGAGTTGCGTCGGACCGTTGAGCGCCTGGTCCAGGCGCCGCTGAGCGACATGGCCCTTAGTGGCAGGTTGAAGGAGCACGGCAAGTGGCGGATGGTTCGCACTGGCAGTGGCCTCTCTCTTGTTCCCGTTGGCGCGTCATAA